GGTGTAAGGGTCGTTCCTCATGCCATTGCAAGGTATGGTGCATTCCTGGAACAGGGTGTGATCATGATGCCCAGTTATGTTAATATTGGTGCTTATGTCGGTTCCGGCACGATGGTGGATACATGGGCTACTGTGGGATCCTGTGCACAAATAGGTCGCCACGTACACCTATCCGGTGGAGTAGGAATCGGAGGTGTTTTAGAGCCGGTTCAGGCCAGTCCTACGATTATAGAAGACAACTGTTTTATCGGATCCAGATGCATTATTGTTGAAGGTGTCCGGGTTCGTAAAGAAGCAGTTTTAGGTGCAAATGTTGTGTTAACACAATCTACACATATCATTGATGTAACGGGTAAAGAACCAATTCATTATAAAGGTGAAGTTCCTGAAAGATCGGTTGTGATCCCCGGCAGTTATACAAAATCTTTTCCTGCCGGAAATTATCAGGTAAATTGTGCTTTAATCATCGGTAAACGAAAAGAAAGTACCGATACCAAAGTATCGCTGAATGATGCACTACGGGATTATGATGTGGCTGTGTAGTGTTTTGATTTGGTAATAAGAAGCCGATTAAATAAAAATTCTTTGCCGGTATTTGTGAAAGGAATACATAAAAATGAAGTTGAGACTTTTATTTATCATAATATTTCCGATATTCACTTTAGTGTTCTTAAGTTCCTGCCGAACCACTAAAACAGTTATTCCTGTACTTACTTTTGAGCAGTTGATCAGAAAGGAACTGGACTCATCACAGGTATTGAAATCGGCTTTTTCAGGATTGGTCATGTATGATATCAGTGAAAATAAAACCATCTTCCATCAGAATGAAGATAAGTATTTTGTTCCTGCATCTAACGTAAAAATTTTAACCTTGTACTCCTGTTTAAAAGTTTTGGGAGACAGTATTCCATCGTTGAGATATATAGAAAATGACAGTACTTTGATATTTTGGGGTTTGGGAGATCCGACGATCCTGAATCCTGAATTTCCAGAGTCGCCGGTGATTAACTTTCTCAGAGCCAGAAGCAATAAAAGGTTGATATATTCAGATGCCAATTTTGACATGCCTCATTTTGGAAAAGGATGGATGTGGGATGATTATCGCTATCCTTTTCAGACTGAAATATCGCCATTACCGGTTTATGGAAATCTTGTTGAACTATTTTTGGATACG
The genomic region above belongs to Saprospiraceae bacterium and contains:
- a CDS encoding 2,3,4,5-tetrahydropyridine-2,6-dicarboxylate N-succinyltransferase, which codes for MDELKQNVEKIWNDRDLLKSQDSKDIIESVISLLDNGKLRVAEPIEGGWQVNDWVKKAVILYFPIRQMETIQVGPFEFHDKIPLKNNYASQGVRVVPHAIARYGAFLEQGVIMMPSYVNIGAYVGSGTMVDTWATVGSCAQIGRHVHLSGGVGIGGVLEPVQASPTIIEDNCFIGSRCIIVEGVRVRKEAVLGANVVLTQSTHIIDVTGKEPIHYKGEVPERSVVIPGSYTKSFPAGNYQVNCALIIGKRKESTDTKVSLNDALRDYDVAV